The segment ATCGAGGATGTGCCCGGCGCCAAACCGATCCGCATCACCGATGGCCGCATCAGCTTCGACAACGTCACCTTCCATTACGGCAGCCACCGACTGCCGCTGTATCGCGACTTTTCGGTGGACATCGCGCCGGGCGAGCGCGTCGGGCTGGTCGGCCATTCAGGTTCGGGCAAGACGACCTTCGTCAAGCTGATCCAGCGGCTTTACGACGTGAACGCGGGGACCATCCTGATCGACGGCCAGGATATCTCCGTGGTGGCGCAGGCATCGCTGCGCGGGCAGATCGCCATCGTCCAGCAGGAGCCGATCCTGTTCCACCGGTCGCTGGCCGAAAACATCGCCTATGCCCGGCCGAGCGCCACGCAGGCCGAGATCGAGCACGCCGCACGGCTGGCAAGCGCGCACGATTTCATCGTCGACCTGCCGAAAGGCTATGGCACGCTGGTCGGCGAGCGCGGCGTGAAACTATCGGGCGGCGAGCGCCAGCGGGTGGCGATCGCGCGGGCTTTCCTCGCCGATGCGCGGATCCTCATTCTGGACGAAGCGACTTCCAGCCTCGATTCAGAATCGGAGGTGCTGATCCAGCAGGCGATGGAACGGTTGATGGTCGGCCGCACGACGCTGGTCATCGCGCACCGGCTTTCGACGGTGCGGGCGCTGGACAGGCTTCTGGTGTTCGATCGCGGCCGCATCGTCGAGGAGGGCTCGCACGATCAACTGATCCGGCTGCAAGGCGGCATCTACCGCCGGCTGTTCGAGCGCCAGGCGCTCGAATTGACCAAGGGGTTGGCGATCTGACGACTTAGCGCCGCGCGCGTCTGTCAGAGCGCCGCGCGGCGCTGCCGCCTTTTCATCGCCTTCGTCATGTCCTATGTCTGCGGCCGAGCGCGGGGGCGTCTTGTCAACAGCAAAACCATCCGGTACGCCCCGTTCATGACAGTAACCGTCCGTTTCGCCCCATCACCCACCGGCCGCATTCATATCGGCAATGCCCGCACTGCGCTGTTCAACTGGCTATTCGCCATGAACAACAAGGGCCGCTTCATCCAGCGCTTCGACGACACCGACGTTGCCCGCTCGACGCAGGAATTCTCCGACGCCATCCTCTATGACCTGCATTGGCTGGGCATTTTTCCCGACGCCACGGAATACCAGTCGCGGCGCTTCGAGATCTACGATGCGGCGGTGGAGAAATTGAAGGCGGCGCGCCTTCTCTATGCCTGCTACGAAACACCGGAAGAGCTCGATCTCAGGCGCAAGGTGCGCCGCACCCGCGGCCTGCCGCCGGTCTACGGCCGCGAGGCACTGACGCTGACGGCTGAGCAGATCGCCGAATACCAGGCCGATGGCCGCCGGCCGCACTGGCGCTTTCTCCTGCCCAATTTCACCAGCGACCCGTTGCAGCCGGAGCGCACCGAAATCCACTGGGACGATCTGGTGCGCGGCGAGGAAACCGTCGACCTTGCCTCGCTTTCCGACCCGGTTCTCATGCGCGAGGACGGCACCTACCTCTATACTCTGCCTTCGGTGGTCGACGACATCGATATGGGCGTCAGCCATGTCATCCGCGGCGACGACCACGTCACCAATACCGGCGTCCAGTTAGCCTTGTTCCAGGCGCTGGGTGCCGAGCCACCGGTGTTCGGCCACCACAATCTGTTGACCACCGCATCGGGCGAGGGCCTGTCGAAGCGGAGCGGTGCGCTGTCCATCGAAAGCCTGCGCGAGACCGGCATCGAGCCGATGGCCGTCGCCTCGCTGGCGGTGCTCGTCGGCACCTCGGAAAACGTCGTTGCCGTGCAGACGATGGCTGAGCTTGCCGAGCGCTTCGATCCGGCGGCGACATCGAAATCCGCCGCCAAATTCGATCCGGACGAGCTCTTCGTGCTCAACCGCGCGCTGCTGCACCATATGCCGTTTTCCGAGGCGCGCGACCGGCTGATCGTGCTCGGCATTTCCGGCGAACAGGCTGAGCCCTTCTGGCTGGCGGTGCGCGGCAATCTCGACAGGCTGGCCGATGCAGCAATCTGGTGGCGCACGCTTCGCGACGGCCCGCAGGAGCAGCCGGACTTTTCCGACGCCGACCGCGAGTACCTTCGCCAGGCGTTCGACCTTTTGCCGGAAGACCCCTGGAACGGGTCGGTCTGGAAGGAGTGGACCGGCAGGATCAGGGAAGCGACCGGCCGCAAGGGCAAGGCGCTGTTCACTCCGCTCAGGCTGGCGCTTACCGGCCAGCCCTCGGGGCCGGAGCTTGCAGATCTGTTGCCGCTGCTGGGTCGGGAAGGAACGCTGGCCCGACGACCCTGACCTTGCGCTGTTCCGGCGGCGGCAAGGTCGTCGGCGAGGGTTTTACGGCGAGGCGCTCGATGGCTTCGCCTTCGACATTGGCCAAACTCTCGGGGTCGGCGGGGGGTTCCGGGCCTGGCGGGTTGCCGGCAATGATCTCGAAATTCTGTGCAGCGTTGCAGCCGCAGGCCGGCGGGCGCGCGGGCTGCTTGTAGAGATAGGCGGTCGGCAGTTCGCTGTAGGGCCTGCCGGTGACCGAAGACGTCATGCCGCCCGAGTCGTCGCCAAAGCCGCGCGTATAAAACACCTGCATCTCGGTGCCGGGGCAACTCGAATCGCAGTTCTTCTGGTCGCGCTCGAAATCGCCCAGCGAGGCGGCGTTCGACATCGGGAAGAAATAGCCGTCGCAGGCGCGCACGCACATGGTGCGGAATTCGCCGAGCGGCTGGCCCATGTCGTCGGCGAGCATGGTGCGGATGTCGCGCGGGCCTACAGCTTGGTCGGGCGCTTCAGGCCGGTCGCGCGCGCCGGGTTCAATTGCGTCGCTGCCCAAAAGCTGGTCGAGCAAGTTTCCGGTTCCACGGCTGGCGTCGCGGCCCGGTACCGGCTTTGGCGGCGCCGCATCATCGCGGCAGCCATTGGCGTCGAGCGAATCCAATATACGTGCGCGATCGCGGCCCGAGCCGCCGCCGGCGAGTTCAGCGCGCTTGGCTTGCAAGCCGTCGAGATTGGCTGCCATGCGATCGATGGTGGCGTCGAGTGTGGCGCATGCGTTGGCGTTGCGGCGCGACAGCGAAAAGCCGCAGCCGGCGCGGCTGGATTGGCTGACCGCCTTTGAAATCTGCTGGCGCTGCCGCACGATTGCATCATCATATTTGCTGAGCAGGGCCGGCTTGCTGCCGCCACCGCGCGAAGCGGCCGCGAGATCGGCTTCCAGCTGCCGGCAAACACCGGAGGCGGCCTGCAGTTCGGTGGCGGCAAAGCCTGACAGCGCCAGGGCACCGAGCAGCGATGCGGCACGCGTCAGCTTCCACCGTCGGCCCATCCGGAACTCCGATTGCCTCGTCCGTTGCGAAAGGTACCGCGTCTGCGGTTAACTGTTCATTGAGCTTACCGCGAAAGGCCGGTTTCGCCCAAACTTACGACCGCCTGCGCCTTATGGGCCGCTTCGACCACGGCGAGCGCCGTCATGTTGACGACGCCGCGCGATGTCACCGACGGCGTCAAGATATGCGCCGGCCTGTCGGTGCCGAGCAGGATCGGGCCGACATGCAGCGCGTCCATCATCGCGCGCAGCGCGGTGAGCGTGATGTTCGCCGAATCGAGATTGGGGAAGACCAGCAGATTGGCTTCGCCCTTCAACCGCGAATGCGGATAGACCCGCTGGCGCAGCGGCTCCGACAGAGCCGAGTCGGCATGCATCTCGCCGTCGCATTGCAGGTCCGGCGCGATGCGCGCCAGGATCGCCGCTGCCTGGCGCATCTTGAGCGCGCTTGGCGAATCGCGCGAGCCGAAATCCGAATGCGACAGCAGGGCGGCCTTGGGCTCGATGCCGAAGCGCTGGATTTCCTCGGCCGCCAGCACCGTCATCTCGGCGATCTCCTCGGCGGTCGGATCGACGGTGACATGGGTGTCGGTCAGGAAAATGATGCCGCGCTGCGAGATCAGCATGGAAAGCGTCGACAGGTCGTTATCCTTGATGCCGGGGCGCGGGCCGATGATCAGGGTGACATTGCGCAAATGCCGCTCGAAACGTCCTTCCAGGCCGCAGACCATGGCGTCGGCGTCGCCACGCTTGAGGGCAAGTGCGGCGATCACCGTGTTGTCGGTGCGCACCATGGTGCGGGCGGCTTCCGTCGTCACGCCACGCCGGCCGGCATGTTCGATCAAAAGGTCGACATAGTGCCGATAACGCGGATCGTCCTCGGGATTGATCAGGCCGAAATCGACACCCGGCTTGATGCGCAGTCCGTAGCGTCTCAGCCTGACTTCGATGACATGCGGGCGGCCGATCAGGATCGGCTCGGCGATGCCTTCTTCCAGCACCACCTGGGCGGCGCGCAGCACGCGCTCGTCCTCGCCGTCGGCATAGATGACGCGCTTGGCGCTCGACGTCTT is part of the Mesorhizobium sp. L-2-11 genome and harbors:
- the gltX gene encoding glutamate--tRNA ligase, with the translated sequence MTVTVRFAPSPTGRIHIGNARTALFNWLFAMNNKGRFIQRFDDTDVARSTQEFSDAILYDLHWLGIFPDATEYQSRRFEIYDAAVEKLKAARLLYACYETPEELDLRRKVRRTRGLPPVYGREALTLTAEQIAEYQADGRRPHWRFLLPNFTSDPLQPERTEIHWDDLVRGEETVDLASLSDPVLMREDGTYLYTLPSVVDDIDMGVSHVIRGDDHVTNTGVQLALFQALGAEPPVFGHHNLLTTASGEGLSKRSGALSIESLRETGIEPMAVASLAVLVGTSENVVAVQTMAELAERFDPAATSKSAAKFDPDELFVLNRALLHHMPFSEARDRLIVLGISGEQAEPFWLAVRGNLDRLADAAIWWRTLRDGPQEQPDFSDADREYLRQAFDLLPEDPWNGSVWKEWTGRIREATGRKGKALFTPLRLALTGQPSGPELADLLPLLGREGTLARRP
- a CDS encoding DUF2865 domain-containing protein, which gives rise to MGRRWKLTRAASLLGALALSGFAATELQAASGVCRQLEADLAAASRGGGSKPALLSKYDDAIVRQRQQISKAVSQSSRAGCGFSLSRRNANACATLDATIDRMAANLDGLQAKRAELAGGGSGRDRARILDSLDANGCRDDAAPPKPVPGRDASRGTGNLLDQLLGSDAIEPGARDRPEAPDQAVGPRDIRTMLADDMGQPLGEFRTMCVRACDGYFFPMSNAASLGDFERDQKNCDSSCPGTEMQVFYTRGFGDDSGGMTSSVTGRPYSELPTAYLYKQPARPPACGCNAAQNFEIIAGNPPGPEPPADPESLANVEGEAIERLAVKPSPTTLPPPEQRKVRVVGPAFLPDPAAATDLQAPAPRAGR